GATTGCGGCGAAGGCACCCAGATGCAACTTTTTCGCCATCAAGTGAAATTTGACCGTATCAACCATGTGTTTATCAGTCACCTGCATGGCGACCACGCCTACGGGCTAATCAGCCTGCTCACTAGTTGGAGCCTAAAAAAACGCAGCGAGCCATTGCACCTGTTTTCTCCACCCGGCCTCCGAGAATGGGTTGAAATCAGCGCTCGCATTTTTGGCGTAGTGTTCTCCTATCCGCTGAAATTCCATGAGGTGGACGCTGCCGTTTCGGTTAAAATTTTTGAAAATGCAAAAGTGGAAGTGTGGACGATACCGTTGGAACATCGCATCGAGACGTCGGGCTGGCTTTTCAGAGAAAAGGAAAAGCCGCGCAATATCCGCTCCGAAAAAATCGAAGAGTACAATATTCCTTTTGCGCTCATCCCCGGCATCAAAGCAGGCGACGACCTCTTGCTGCCCAATGGCCGCACCGTGCCCAACTCAGAGCTAACCCTCGCACCGCCACATCCGCGTGCTTATGCCTTTTGCAGCGACACCATGCCCTCCGATGCGGTGGCGGAAGCCGTGCGCGGAGTGGATTTGCTCTACCACGAAGCCACTTTTACCGAAGAACACGCCTCGGAGGCCGCGCTGGCGTATCATTCCACAGCGGCGCAGGCCGCCGAAATTGCTCGTAGAAGTGAGGCAAAGCGGCTTTTGTTGGGGCATTTTTCGGGGCGCTACGCGGACACCGGGCAGCATTTGGCGGAGGCGCGTGCTATTTTTCCCAACACGGCAGTGGCAGAAGAAGGCATGATACTCGACGTGTAGCGCAGCTAAAAAGCGCAAGGCTCCCAAGCGGGAGCCTTGCGAATCAAACTTGCAGGTAAATGGCTAATGTTGTGTCAAGCTAATTTTTCAATATCGCGGATGAGGATGCTGTTGCGGTTGAAATATATCAGGTTGGATTTGCGCAAGTCATTGAGCACAGAGGTCACTGTTTGGCGGCTGGTGCCAGTCAGATTGGCAATGTCCTGTTGGGTCAGATGGTGTTTGAGCAGTGTCTCAAAACCGACGCGCCGGCCTTCCTTGCAGGCCGTTTCCACCAAAAACTCGATGATGCGCTCGCGCGCGTCTTTGAGCACCAACTTGGCGAGCCGGTCTTCCACGCGCTGGAGGCGCTGGGTGAGATGTTGGAGACAAGCGAACACGAGTCGTTGGTTTTGCTGCATGAGTTTTTGGAAATCAGCAACTTTGATGGCCAAAAACTCGGCCTCGTCGTGGAGGGCTTGTGCGAATTCGCTTCGTTTGTGCTCACCAGCCAGCGCCAAGTCGCCAAAAAGCGTTTCGGGTTGGAGAATTTCCTTGATGACCTCGCGGCCGTCGGCGGAGAAAGTTCCCGTTTTTACGCGACCTTTGCCCAATATGTACAGATGGTCGGCTGGCTCATCGGGCATGAAGATGAATTGAAATTTGGGTACCCGCCGAGTGTGTGCGATGGCAGCGAGTTGTTCCAGTTCCTGTGCGCTGAGCGAGGAGAGCACGGGTAGTTTTTCGAGGAGGCGTAGTTTGTTGCTCATTTCCATAACACGGCGTAGTTTTTGTTTGAAAGCGGAATAGGTAGTGATTTTGTTTGTGTCAGAGCCCTCGAACGCGGAGGGTGCGTTTGCAGCGGAAGATTTCTTGGGGGGCCGGGTTTGTCGAAGAATCTTTGGGCTTGCTATTCTTCCACGATACAAAAGTAAGCGCCGCAGAACGCTGTGAAAAGGACATTTTTCGGTGTTTGTCGGAAGTTTTTTTATTTAAAAAAAACAGAAATAAACTGAAAAACAGATAGTTGTGAAAACTGCTGCGTATTGCTTTTGGGCAGTTTTTTCGGCACCCCATATCAAAAAAATGACTGTCTGATAATCGAGCAGAGTGTTTGCCGCATCGTTTCCCTACTTTTGGCGGCGCATTGTAATTAGTCGCTTTCTGCTCAAATTTTCATTACCGCTGAGCTCATTTGATATGATTGTTCGAATCCCTTTTCTGATTACAGGAGTGGTTGCTCTGCTGTTGAGTGCGACAGGGGCTGCTCCTTGCCTTGCCAATTCCGCCGACGACCAATGCGACAACCCTATCGTCATTAGCGACATTATCGTGACCAATTCGAGTTGTGGCAATGCCTCTGGTTTTATCATCTTAAGTCTTGTTGGGGGCAACAATGGCTACACATTCGATTGGCAGCCCAATGTGTCAACCACCAACGTGGCTTCTGGATTGGTGGCTGCTGCTTATAGAATCCGTATCACACGAATCAACAATCCGGCTTGCGTGCTTGACACGACTGTTGTCGTCAACAACTCAAACGGCCCCAACGTGCAGGTAATGGAGGTCACGCCAGCCAATTGTCTGAATCCCAACGGCAAAGTCGTGCTTTCGCCCAGCGGATTCAGTTATGCGTGGAGCAATGGCGAGACGGGGGCTGTCAATACCGATTTGCCGAGTGGCTGTTATTTTGTGACGGCCACGAATCCCGGAAATGGTTGTTACTCGGTGCTGCGCGTGTGTGTGCCCAACGTGAATTCCTTGCAATCCGAGTTTCAGGTGCTCGAACCCGCGAAATGTGGTTTGCCTACAGGAAAAGGGCAGGTGAATGTGACGGGTGGTTCGGGGCAGTATAGTTACAGTTTTGGCAACTCACCTGTCGTGACGGGGTTGGCACCCGGCCTGTATGTTTACTATGTGGCAGACAACGTGACGGGTTGCCTCGACACTGTGTTGGCTATGATGCCTGATGGCCCGCTGTTGGGCGACGTGGTGGTGAAGCCTTTCAACATCAAATGTACTGGGCAGGGCAACGGCAACGTGGAGTTCGATGTGGTAGCCGGTTCCAATTTCAAGTTCCCCTATACTTTCGCGCTGTGGGACGAAAGCGGCAATATTCAATCGCCGGGGACACTCGGCGCAGGCACTTACTATCTGCAAATTGCCGATGCGGATAGTTGTCTGTTGCCCATTGACACTTTCACCATTTCTGAACCGCCTCCTTTCTCTTCCACTACCACGGTGCTGCCGTTCACCTGCAACGCGGGTGGCCAAATTATACTCGCGCTCAATGGAGGCAACGGCCGTTTCATCGTGGATTGGGAGGATTTGCCGGGTTTCGACAACCCCCGCAACCGCCTCAATCTCAATGCGGGGCTTTACAAGGCTACGGTATATGATAGCCTGTTCTGCGCTTACCCGATTGGGCCGTTGTTGGTGCCGGGCAACTGCAACATTCCCGACACCTTGACGCTGATAGTGCCAGCCAACGGTACCGATACGCTTTGTTTTTCGCCGCCTAAGGGGGTCAGTCCCGCCACTTTGACCTATTCCATCGTCAATCAGGTTTCGTTGTTTGGCACTTGGTCGCTCACGCCTGCGGGATGCGTGATTTATCAAGCGGGGCCAGTTGCGCGGTTTGGGGTTGACCCGATTTGTGTGGCCGTAAAATCCACCACGCAAGGGCTGAGCGACACAGTATGCGTCGTCGTGAACATCACGACCCAGCCCCCACAAAAGGATTCGGTTTATTTTGCGGTGCAGGCCGGTAACGTGGGGAGCGCCTGTGGTTTTGTGCCTCCCAATTTCAGCAACAAGGTGGTAAAACTGCTTGATGGGCAGGGGTTGAGCGGCACCAGCGATGCCTTTGGCGAGTATTCGATAGACCCCCTCTCGGCTTGCATCACATTTGAGTCCTACGGACCGACGGGCTACAATGTGGACGAAGTAGGGGTAGGCGTGTGCGACACGGTGCTGCGTCAATGCCGCGTGATTTGTTACTTTCCCTCTGTGTTGTCGCCGACCGATTGTCTTGATGGCATCAATTTGCCCGATAGTTTGACCCTCGTCACAGCCGACTGTAATGCGGGCGCCACGTTTTGTGTGCCCATCCCTTTCGAGCAGATTTTTGACTACGCGATTCTGGACAATGGCGCTGCCTATTCGGGCTGGACACCTGTTGGCTGCAATCCCGGCCAATCGCTGGCTTACATCGTCAACCTGAATGCCGGGCCATATCAATTGGGAGAATGGACGGTAGGGAACCAAAAAGTGGCTGGGTTTTTCACCAACGCCTACGAATTGCTCGGCTTGATGAACCAAGCAGACCCTGTGCCTGGCTGGACGCTTCAACGCGACTCCATCTTCGTGGGGGGCA
This genomic interval from Saprospiraceae bacterium contains the following:
- a CDS encoding ribonuclease Z is translated as MQITILGTSSGGPFYGRHYTAQVLQADNQYFLIDCGEGTQMQLFRHQVKFDRINHVFISHLHGDHAYGLISLLTSWSLKKRSEPLHLFSPPGLREWVEISARIFGVVFSYPLKFHEVDAAVSVKIFENAKVEVWTIPLEHRIETSGWLFREKEKPRNIRSEKIEEYNIPFALIPGIKAGDDLLLPNGRTVPNSELTLAPPHPRAYAFCSDTMPSDAVAEAVRGVDLLYHEATFTEEHASEAALAYHSTAAQAAEIARRSEAKRLLLGHFSGRYADTGQHLAEARAIFPNTAVAEEGMILDV
- a CDS encoding Crp/Fnr family transcriptional regulator, which codes for MEMSNKLRLLEKLPVLSSLSAQELEQLAAIAHTRRVPKFQFIFMPDEPADHLYILGKGRVKTGTFSADGREVIKEILQPETLFGDLALAGEHKRSEFAQALHDEAEFLAIKVADFQKLMQQNQRLVFACLQHLTQRLQRVEDRLAKLVLKDARERIIEFLVETACKEGRRVGFETLLKHHLTQQDIANLTGTSRQTVTSVLNDLRKSNLIYFNRNSILIRDIEKLA
- a CDS encoding gliding motility-associated C-terminal domain-containing protein: MIVRIPFLITGVVALLLSATGAAPCLANSADDQCDNPIVISDIIVTNSSCGNASGFIILSLVGGNNGYTFDWQPNVSTTNVASGLVAAAYRIRITRINNPACVLDTTVVVNNSNGPNVQVMEVTPANCLNPNGKVVLSPSGFSYAWSNGETGAVNTDLPSGCYFVTATNPGNGCYSVLRVCVPNVNSLQSEFQVLEPAKCGLPTGKGQVNVTGGSGQYSYSFGNSPVVTGLAPGLYVYYVADNVTGCLDTVLAMMPDGPLLGDVVVKPFNIKCTGQGNGNVEFDVVAGSNFKFPYTFALWDESGNIQSPGTLGAGTYYLQIADADSCLLPIDTFTISEPPPFSSTTTVLPFTCNAGGQIILALNGGNGRFIVDWEDLPGFDNPRNRLNLNAGLYKATVYDSLFCAYPIGPLLVPGNCNIPDTLTLIVPANGTDTLCFSPPKGVSPATLTYSIVNQVSLFGTWSLTPAGCVIYQAGPVARFGVDPICVAVKSTTQGLSDTVCVVVNITTQPPQKDSVYFAVQAGNVGSACGFVPPNFSNKVVKLLDGQGLSGTSDAFGEYSIDPLSACITFESYGPTGYNVDEVGVGVCDTVLRQCRVICYFPSVLSPTDCLDGINLPDSLTLVTADCNAGATFCVPIPFEQIFDYAILDNGAAYSGWTPVGCNPGQSLAYIVNLNAGPYQLGEWTVGNQKVAGFFTNAYELLGLMNQADPVPGWTLQRDSIFVGGNPSQTYGPLRIVSAQDQSIEVPATQFNTEKGTILRFTTGLHHLVFRRVQTGCLDTMFVRVICTDCPPIHNYAPGSQDEIVWNIALCAGDTLFCTNIPSQSAGNYSFTDNGQTFSNFSLCGGNTALRLDTGFHQLRIFDNVSFCEYNIKVRITCSGGPADSSLLAVPDVAATFKNASVEIDLLANDLVFGIPGNTNGLQELLLLSNPPNGSVTYDDLLGIVIYTPDEDFCGVDTFSYQITDVEGRRSTARVTVTVVCDKVLVYTGISPNGDNRNDWWRIVGIEQFPRNTVRVFNRWGNLVFEQQGYSNQSPWGGTWNGKVLPDGAYFYLIDLGDGSDVLSGYLHIMR